The window AAATCGATTCAGCcaccatcatcgacaacagcAGGATTCAATTTTGCAAGCCCTTCAGTGTCGAAAATCTTCTCATTTACATCGCAAAcagccaataataataacgaaaacaataataatgctaGGAATAATacattgtttcaaaattcattggcCAAAAGTTCATCGAACATGTTTGCTAtcggatcatcatcgatgttaAAACCAACACCATCAAGTGGAAATAATACGGGATTCGATTTTACATCAACCAACATTAATCCGAGCAGTAATAAtggttttaatttcaatgtttcaaatacatcaacatcatcgcaGCCGAAcaaatttacattttctGCAAATCTATCATAAGTACAAACACaatcttcatcataatctGGAGTACCAACAACAGTATCATCAACGTTCCCGTTTGGTGGTGTGAATAATTcatctttgatttttcaatttagatCCAAATAACTGAGCAGCAATTTATGACAAAGAAGTACTGCAATActcattatattcaaatgaatgttttatacgaaatatatcaatgaaatataatatattcgATCCCATTGTCATCAAACGAAGACAATATAGTATGGCTTATAGAAAAAATCACTTCAACTTTTTAAGTTAAccacaaatatttttttttcatttaattttattatcgtATCAGATATACAATAGgaattttttgtgtgtttgtaaatgatcaaatgatgaatgtgttATTTTAATCCGctaataattaatttgaaatcatataataataataaatttactaaaaaacaaaagaaaaagatttgtAATATTGCAAATGGGAGTGTATTCGAGGAATAAAAATGTAAGGTAATACTTGTAGAGATGGGTGTGTCGGTGTTCCAGAAGATTCCAGTTGTTGTATAATGGAATAGGATTTTtacataaaatgaatgagaggagagagagagagatagagatcCAAATAAGCGAGAAAGTGAGAATTACATAAATTcgaaattattaataaatgatgatgatcctatACAAATTCGTTCCATTTATGTTTGGGCAAAAGAGGCAGGTGACAAATAATGTTCATATATCAAATATCAATGGATAGATAGTGTAATTGTATTTCATGTTtataatttaatgatgattgataagaGGAGCCCTGAcgttgatgaatgattgaatgaattttggtATTTGAGATTGCCTGTAATGTCTAAAGacatttgaataattatcaaataatggggaataaatattttccaGTGATGAATTTATCACTGTAAATGTTctatatatgaattttatgcggatgatgatgatgattatgagcATCGAGAATATGATGAATAcatcaataaattaaaaacatGTTGTAGAGAAAATTACGTCCAATATTTTCAAACCagaagaattttcaattatttatgaattgattgataaaggAATTTATTGACAGTCTCTATGTTTGGTTGAATTTAATCAGATTTTTGTGTCACtttgaagaaattgaaatgtatAAACAATAATACAATGATGAGACCATTGACTTATTCATTAGAAATAGGCCTATTAAGAAAATGAAGTAGAGTGGCCCTCTGATTAATTCTATTTACTCGCCATAGTTGATATCACGAAGCAACATCAGCAGTGGTTTTAATTGTAGCCGACATTGAATTGGCAGCAACTGCAGCAGCATGTAAATGCGCTTTGATATGTTCCTCAAATTCCGTTGGTGAATGACATACCTGGCTACATAAAGTACATTTCAATGGTTTATTTgaccaatcatcaattgcCTGATCGGAACGAAATGAATGGTTTTCCATTTcctcttcatcatcagctttttcgttttcattatcaactCGTTGATTAAATGCGGAATTATTAATTCGACTagtattatcattattgagaTCGATTTCCGGTTCGCAGACCAGTTCTTTAGATTCATTGCCATAgcttttgttttcattattaccttcatcattttttccactgtGATTTAAAAGTATTTTATCAGAGTTTTCAGCCAATTCTACAGGAATCTGTGTCGATGGAGaccgttgctgttgttgttgttgctgttgatgttgacttgacatcattttcatcaacatcatttgcTGTAATGCCAATTGACTTGCTTCGGGATTAGCTGCGGCTATATTAAAACATTAAgattaaatttgattcgtaataatgaaaaaacttaCAGTTAAGAAAATGAGGATTTAAAAATCTAAGGAAGAGATCGGGATCGTGATTCTGGTGATTACTCGAGGTGGTCATTTCAGTTGGAGAAATAGCCATCGTTAGTGATGGAggtgttgctgttgatgcaGCTGTTGATACTGGTGGTAGAGATGATGGAATTTCagtcgatttttttcgttgataatGTTCGGCCattgatgaagaattattttggacaatattttcacataattttaaattcggTAGATCGATCGACATTCGTCGACCACGTCTTGATGGATTACTATGAGTATAGATATGTGTACCCATATGAACCTAAAGAATTGGATTTGTATGAATAATCGATGACCATTATgaagattttcaaaataaaataaaaattaccTTTAGATTTCCTTTAGTCGTAAATGCTCGTCCACAAACTTGGCATTTGAAAGGTTTGTCACCGGTATGTGTCCTCATATGAATCTATTTACAAATATAATATTtagattttcaataaaaaaaaataaatgtcttGAAATTACCTGTAAAGCCGAACCACTAGAAAATGGTTTATTACAAATGTTACACATGTgtttattcgatgatgatgatgatgaacgaggTGTTGTGTTATTACTCGATTCGGTGGCAGGTGATTCAGTATTACGAAATTTATCTGAATCCATTGAATTACCATTAGGCGTATGTGGACTTGCCACACGGCTACTgctatttgaattatttgaaGATGTAGACacattgttttgatgatgttgaatattcatttgtttgccAATTATTTTGGTTATGCTATTACTGGTAAGAAAATTTCCTAATGTTGTATTATCGGATGGTGATATTGTTGAATATAATTCTTGAGGTAAATCACGGATTTTATGTGTTAACATATGTTGTTTCATATTTCCTTTCGTAGAGAATCCACGATCACAAACTTCACATTTGAATGGcctttttcaaacaaacatattgaaatttttttttattgaaatttatttgaagGTAGAGTGAAAATCTAACCTACCTTTCTTTTGTATGAGAACGATAATGAATTTCCAATGCGCTGAAACAAGCAAAcgttttcaaacaaattcgACAAGTAGTGTTTGGCCTTCCTGTAGGATGATAAGGCAAACCAGCGAACGGTGTCGTTGGATATGGGTTGGTTGTGTCATCGTTCGTTTTAGATGATTGCTCATCATTGATATCAGTCGTGGGAGTTGAATCGTGTGTAATCTTATGTCCATTTTTGCTCGAATGATATCGGTGTGATTGTGGGCTTATTTCTGCAGTTGATTTTATAACATGATGTTCCAAAGCACTCAACGTATTCTcctcatttttcttttctttgtcatcaatttttttcttttttattggtGATACAAGTGGTTCCTCTTCAATTTCAGTAGTGTCACTGATAGATCGAACATCATCTACGGTTGTCGAGACTTTGTTTGGTCTATCGTCATCAGTAtcggtttttcttttgtcttTTGATGTATCTGAATCAGTAGTagccaaatcatcatctttttctgCCAGATCGACATTGgaacattcatttgatgaaattcgcGGAAAATTAGCAGCATTAAAAAGATGAAGCGGTAAGGAAttagaattttgatttaaatgttTAGCTGCCATCTCCGAAAGAAAATTAGGGGAAAATAAACCAGGTGCGGCTCCTGGTGGTAGTGATGGAAATGGACCATTGAAACCAACAGGTAAAAATGAACGAGGAAAATTCATATGGctattttttaattcattcaacatttcAGGCGTAATGTCTGGAGCATTTGATCCGTTCGGGTCGATAGAATGCAAGCGAATATGTTGCTGTAAAACCTAAGAAAttcataaattgattttagattgatagaaaaaatccaaagtGTAAATACGAACCAGGGCATTGGTGAATTGTTTATGACAAATAGGACATTGATGAAGCATACGCAATGGAGGTTTAACTCGATGTACACCCATATGTGTTTTAAGATTTCCTTTGGTAGTGAATGCTCTTCCACAAATCTTACATTTGAATGGTCTTTCACCTGTATGTGTACGATAATGCATTTGTAATGCACTTTTACAGCTCAACACACGTTGACAAATAATACATTGATTGGGATCTTGTAGTTTATGTTCGATATTATCAACCAATTGTTGTAATTTAACCGTTTCCGATGCTTTCTGCACTTCCATCAATGTTTCCCATGTGCTATCAGTACTACCTGGTTTAGGTAATAGATTTTGATATAAAATCGGATCTTTAGAAGCTTCTTCTACTAGATCAGATTCGCTCATACTGTCAGACATTCGTGGAAATTGCGCGACGGATGAATTATTTGCAGCCAATGAAGCAGGTAAAGAGACCGAATTGGAAAATCCATTTGCATCCATGTTCAATGGTAATCCCATTAATCCTTGCAATGAAGTTTTCGATGATATTAAACCTATGgtcatgatgaatgaatgaatgaattcaaaaaataaatttataaaCTTACCATATGGAATGCCAAATTCATCTTCatacaattcatcatcatcatcatcattcagatcatccatatcatcgatttcattcacatcatgatgatcatcaatttcaccTCTACTATTTTCATcttctattttcattgattcattaattggttcattattatcttgattattattttcactattatcattttcatgatgatctttgctttttttctttttatttttatcattttcagaTGATGGTTCACGTCGTTGGCTGTCGCCATCATCTGTATCCAGATCTGTATCCGAACTATCAAATGTTGTTTGATCTGATTtacatttttgattctttttattttgttttgattgttcttcctgtttttcatcatccgaATGATGACTACTAATATCGGAATGGTCACTTTTGATGGAATCtttaatatcattatcatcgtcattattgtcgtcatcagcatcatcatcgtcaatattattaccatcatcatcaacaacatcatcatcatcatcgtcatcatcatcatcatcatcatcgtcaatattattaccatcatcatcatcattatcattcacacGGGATTCATTGCCATTTTTATAGAAATTCGCAAAGTCAAATAGActttttggttttgatttAGCTTTATCACTATTATTTGAGGATTTATTAATAatggcatcatcatttgcataTGGAATCAATGTAGAGCTGAATATCGCTGGAATGTGTAAAGTATTTGATTGTGAatatgaggatgatgatgtgggaggtggtggcggtggtggtggtggtgattggGAATTTGATGGTGGTTCTAATGGTGGATGAAATTTATCCAAATGTTCAGGTACCGGATGAGGATTCATCTTTACATGTGGATATTTAGCTTTATGACGTTGAAAATGAACTTTTAAATTTCCTTTGGTCGTAAAGCGATTGCCACAAACATTACACTTAAATGGACGTTCACCAGTATGTGATCGAATATGTATTTGTAATGCTGAATCACTACCGAAAACTTTTCCACAAAATTTACATCGATGTCTATTGGCCGGATCTTCTTTACCATCTTTGCCTTTACGAAAATTAAGtagttcattattatctgtGGTTGAAAGACCATTTAGAAGAAATGAACCGCCAGACATTGTATTCTGTAATGCTTGTTCGGTATGTTTTTGCAACAATTCCAATGTATTTGGCTCGTTAAATGATGCTGGTTCAGATGAATCAACTTTAGGTGGGCTCATCATTGGAGGTAATGGTGCATCCGGATTCGTATCCTTTAGATCAAGTAACGATGAAATGAGTTTACGGGTTGGATTTGAATTCGTAATCGATTCACTTTCACGATCACTTTtgggtgatgatgaagatgatggcTGACATTGTCGATGTGTACTATTATCGAGATcacttttttcatcataatcttgATCTAATGTTGGTACTTTAGTTTTAGGCTCTAtcgtcgttgatgatgattcgatatgagtatctttttttattaaattttgatttgatgatgatgatgtacgaGATATGTGTTtcgaattatgatgataattatgaaccggtgattttttcttttgaatatcattatcatttaattgATCTGATGAGACTGAccgattattattcatagttaatgatgatgatgatgatggtggtggtggtaatgttgattgtgattgtgagGACTGATGTTGTGCTGCAGCCGCAGCAGCAATCAATGGAAATGGTGGAATCGGTGATGACGTGCttggatgttgttgttgttgaagttGATGCATTTGTTGTAACATATGAAATAACATCATCTGTTGTGTAAACAAAgctgcttgttgttgttgctgttccctggtcgatgatgaatcattccgttctgattgtgatgatggaatTGGTCCACCGGTAAATAACGGTGTTAATGATTCTAAAAAAGCATTCATATCAGGCATTGAAGTAGCAAAGGATGATGGtgccgttgttgtcgttgatggAATCGGtgatgtcatcatcaattcattagCGATTGGCCAATGTCCTGATAATACGTTCAATGGGCTTGTGGCTCGTTGTTGATTAACTGTGGATGAGTTTTCCATGGcgacagcagcagcagccgcaGCTGCCAAACTTTCGATTgccattattttatttagatTCTGTTGCTGCTCATCCGATAATGATTGATGCTGATGTTGAAGTAAGGGATGTGTATGATGAGGAAGTAATTGTGGATGCggatgtgaatgatgacgAGGATGATGTTGAAAGAGTGATGTTGTATCCGAATCATGTAAACCAGTGTCATTTAATAGTAATTTATCATCACCggtattgttattattattattgttgctgctgaTGTTGTTACGTGAAaccgacgacgacgatgatgatccatgatgatcaataattgttcttgccgtcgttgtcgttgttgttgaaggtaattttttcttactttTGCATGATTTTTTATGACTAATCAATGCTGCCAATGTAGCATATGAACCACCGCATTTATCGCATAAATTCTTTCCGGTCGGTGCTATATGAGATTTCATTGTCGTTGACAATAGAGGAACtggttgaaacaaaaaaaaaatataaacaaattatcaataaatgagacaaaaatccaatcaaataCAATGCAAATTACAACCATAAACCTGTTTTTTTAAGTTAgtggaaaaatttataaaaatatcTCTTGCTAAATCAACTAAGATTCTATAAAATTGATCGAAGACAACAACGGATTTGTTctcattgaataaataagaGCTGAACAtcaaaaacataaacacgTAAGCATACATAGGAAAAAATACATAAAAACTTTCAATCGAACAGAATCGGTATTAACGagcaatcaacaacaagaaagtagaaaaacaaatttttttaaaaaaaagacaactGTAAATTGGTCTGTCTATTTGAATACAATCTAGtttaatgaagatgatgatagtagAATTAATAGTTGAGCTAAAATCGGTTAAAATACATCAAATTAGtgtttcaagttttttccaaattcgtcatcatcagttataccttcttctctctctttctagTTACTATTAAGATGTTAAATAGTACTAATCTcaataaatgagaaaaaaagaatggagaaaaataaaGTGGAATCTTTCTAATTTATCGTATATAGAAATTAGACAATATTCAATGtggaataatgaaaaaaggGTTGCATTTTGATATaagtttatatatatttttctttaataCCTATAATGCATTGAACGATTGTTGGtggaaataaaatccaaggcttatatgatgtgtgtgtgtgtgtgtgtaacgtTTGAAACATTGgacaatcatgatgattataataatgaaaataattaatgaatgaaataaaagaaaatcctGGATCAAATTTGGTGTATAGAAAAATTACTTTTTTAAAAGGTGCCTATGAATGATATATAATTAATATAATGGATTATCCCAAAAAGTGACATGGGTTGATTTTCTATACTTGTTTGTCATATTAAActatatcatgatgatatgacAGTTTCCCTTACTTGCTTATACATTCATCatgtcatcattcattcactgaAATGTATGGATATGTACAATATTTAATTAGAATCACtttaattaaaatgattttcattgaaaaaaagctcagtatttttttctgacttGATATTGCTGTATAATGTGGATGAATTGCTGGTGGTACCCTGTATATATTTGTGAGTATGTAAGGACCATGAAAAGATTGAGATGGAGAAAGAAATTATTTAGCTGATTTTAATCACTTGACATTCTTTCTATATATCAATGGCCACCATATATATAACTCGAAACCGTTCGTTTTtcttattgtttttcttttcttttttttgcatcaacatcatcatcatcatcatcgttgttgttgttgggtgAAAATGAGAGCTTGAATCATCACTCACGAGAATATATAtgtaattttaatcattttctcTCATGAGGGTATGAGGATTAATATTGcttgaataagaaaaataaagcTAAAAAAACCCCTTGGAAATAAAGATaacaattataatgatgatgagatgatgatgattttggctCAGGATGTTCATTGAAATGCATATATATtgcataaataaataaatgtatgAACCATATGATTTTCGCATAAATCACACTTGAATTAACAAACTAGATCTAGATCTAGATCGTCATTTATCaatctatatataaaatgagCATTGAGAATATatcaaatcgattattgGAAGCTACCTTAATCGgatactactactactactgttTAGCCATTGGCCTATCAAAACatgaatattcattcaaaatgacaTGCGTatcacatttgatgattttagataaaaaaaatagttttgATTTAATACCATtactcatgatgatgatgattacgcaaatgatgattgtgaattccaacaaaaaaaacactaattaacaaaaaaatctatttctatgaattctatcatcattatcatcatcatcatcatcatgttt of the Dermatophagoides farinae isolate YC_2012a chromosome 1, ASM2471394v1, whole genome shotgun sequence genome contains:
- the LOC124491756 gene encoding uncharacterized protein LOC124491756, with the protein product MSRRKQPRPKHYATTSEDEEDEQSEINKVNGNIDIDIDSDKIGNNKDSSNIIISDSNNQQQSLQQQNNSDIIGHSKTSNDNNNTVAIKDQQSQNSEIDHHLQQQQQQQQQLLSTDTLLEGNHRFNKHNNNNNNHQNRKHNQDKGHYHHHNNIDKNIDDFIDETTNNENFDSVNLKRFKKEKQSNIQPLVALDAHVTENDNHDKGNNDNNNLINDSKITTNNCQLLNIHLAKQQQNNGDDVERKLISSDYSHHHKRSSIDIITRETIAAFEQNVQQESIDNGHDGNSCRRKNSIETNGHHHQTDQTQAKTFTNQSTINHYSPASMFDVKFKSYHNSNNNNNNQDNLFVSTSTNNNIGKNNFSHFINCSPNNNSFNSPTTTSTSTILNVPLLSTTMKSHIAPTGKNLCDKCGGSYATLAALISHKKSCKSKKKLPSTTTTTTARTIIDHHGSSSSSSVSRNNISSNNNNNNNTGDDKLLLNDTGLHDSDTTSLFQHHPRHHSHPHPQLLPHHTHPLLQHQHQSLSDEQQQNLNKIMAIESLAAAAAAAVAMENSSTVNQQRATSPLNVLSGHWPIANELMMTSPIPSTTTTAPSSFATSMPDMNAFLESLTPLFTGGPIPSSQSERNDSSSTREQQQQQAALFTQQMMLFHMLQQMHQLQQQQHPSTSSPIPPFPLIAAAAAAQHQSSQSQSTLPPPPSSSSSLTMNNNRSVSSDQLNDNDIQKKKSPVHNYHHNSKHISRTSSSSNQNLIKKDTHIESSSTTIEPKTKVPTLDQDYDEKSDLDNSTHRQCQPSSSSSPKSDRESESITNSNPTRKLISSLLDLKDTNPDAPLPPMMSPPKVDSSEPASFNEPNTLELLQKHTEQALQNTMSGGSFLLNGLSTTDNNELLNFRKGKDGKEDPANRHRCKFCGKVFGSDSALQIHIRSHTGERPFKCNVCGNRFTTKGNLKVHFQRHKAKYPHVKMNPHPVPEHLDKFHPPLEPPSNSQSPPPPPPPPPTSSSSYSQSNTLHIPAIFSSTLIPYANDDAIINKSSNNSDKAKSKPKSLFDFANFYKNGNESRVNDNDDDDGNNIDDDDDDDDDDDDDDVVDDDGNNIDDDDADDDNNDDDNDIKDSIKSDHSDISSHHSDDEKQEEQSKQNKKNQKCKSDQTTFDSSDTDLDTDDGDSQRREPSSENDKNKKKKSKDHHENDNSENNNQDNNEPINESMKIEDENSRGEIDDHHDVNEIDDMDDLNDDDDDELYEDEFGIPYGLISSKTSLQGLMGLPLNMDANGFSNSVSLPASLAANNSSVAQFPRMSDSMSESDLVEEASKDPILYQNLLPKPGSTDSTWETLMEVQKASETVKLQQLVDNIEHKLQDPNQCIICQRVLSCKSALQMHYRTHTGERPFKCKICGRAFTTKGNLKTHMGVHRVKPPLRMLHQCPICHKQFTNALVLQQHIRLHSIDPNGSNAPDITPEMLNELKNSHMNFPRSFLPVGFNGPFPSLPPGAAPGLFSPNFLSEMAAKHLNQNSNSLPLHLFNAANFPRISSNECSNVDLAEKDDDLATTDSDTSKDKRKTDTDDDRPNKVSTTVDDVRSISDTTEIEEEPLVSPIKKKKIDDKEKKNEENTLSALEHHVIKSTAEISPQSHRYHSSKNGHKITHDSTPTTDINDEQSSKTNDDTTNPYPTTPFAGLPYHPTGRPNTTCRICLKTFACFSALEIHYRSHTKERPFKCEVCDRGFSTKGNMKQHMLTHKIRDLPQELYSTISPSDNTTLGNFLTSNSITKIIGKQMNIQHHQNNVSTSSNNSNSSSRVASPHTPNGNSMDSDKFRNTESPATESSNNTTPRSSSSSSNKHMCNICNKPFSSGSALQIHMRTHTGDKPFKCQVCGRAFTTKGNLKVHMGTHIYTHSNPSRRGRRMSIDLPNLKLCENIVQNNSSSMAEHYQRKKSTEIPSSLPPVSTAASTATPPSLTMAISPTEMTTSSNHQNHDPDLFLRFLNPHFLNSAANPEASQLALQQMMLMKMMSSQHQQQQQQQQRSPSTQIPVELAENSDKILLNHSGKNDEGNNENKSYGNESKELVCEPEIDLNNDNTSRINNSAFNQRVDNENEKADDEEEMENHSFRSDQAIDDWSNKPLKCTLCSQVCHSPTEFEEHIKAHLHAAAVAANSMSATIKTTADVAS